The sequence below is a genomic window from Carassius auratus strain Wakin unplaced genomic scaffold, ASM336829v1 scaf_tig00215760, whole genome shotgun sequence.
GGGCATTATGCGCGGGACTGCAAAGTCCCACGGTGCCAAGGCTGCGACAAAGCAATCATGAGATGCAGATGTGAGATGGAACATGAGGTAAATGAGGACACAAATATGGACGTACAGGAGGTGATGGGAGATACTGCAACTGAGCATTTAAATGATTCACTGCGGCAGACTCAAGGAAAGGAAGATGAACAGGacaatgaggaagaggaggaaaccAACAAAGATGAGAATGAAGAAAAGAACAAAGATGGAGAACAAGGAATGGAGACGGGAGAAGGAGTAGACAAAGAGGAAATAAATCTGATTAACAAAGACTTTTCTAAGGAAAAGGAAGAAGTGGACACGACTGGGATGGACTATGAAAAAGGTCAAGAAAAGGATGAGGATAAGGGAATGAAGATACTGCCGGAGGTAAGAGAAGTGGAAAATGGGGGGAGGATTCTTGGTTTGGAAAATAAAGGAATAGAAAGACTGAATAGAGGTGTAAAAGCAAGAACAAAAGGTGGAGTAGACATTCAACAGgttcttaaaaagcagaaaataagaaGAGAAGCGCTAAAGGAAAGGAGGAAAAGTGGAAAAGGGGGAAGAAAGACATGTTTTCTTTAAAGACAATGAAACTAATTGAGTGGTGGTTATTGGTTTATCCTGTGTTTTCCTTAATGAGTTATCTAAGTATTGTTTCattggtgattagattggtcggtctttaaatagccctctctttgcagcagtcttggcttacggtcataccaacctggctatgccccatctcgtttgatctcggaagctaagcaggtttgggcctggttggtacttggatgggagaccacctcggaataacaggtgctgtaagctttttggaaatgtttcacttagtatataataattttgccaaaaaatagagtcaatgccctgatctctgaatcttagcaggtttaggtctggttagtacttggatgggagaccgcctgggaataccaggtgctgtaagctttttggaaatttttcactaagtatataataattttgccaaataatagagtcaatgcccgatctctgaatcttagcaggtttaggtctggttagtactttgatgagagactgcctaggaataccaggtgctttaagcttttgggttttctttcctacttatatcatgtactggcgattagattggctggtctttaaatagccctctctttgcagcagtcttcgcttacggccataccaacctggttatgtccgatctcgtctgatctcggaagctaaacaggtttaggcctggttagtacttggatgggagaccacctccgaataacaggtgctgtaagctttttggaaatttttcactaagtatataataatttttccaaataatagagtcaatgcccgatctctgaatcttagcaggtttaggtctggttagtactttgatgagagactacctaggaataccaggtgctttaagcttttgggttttctttcctacttatattataTCACGTTTTCTAAAGGTAAAGTTTCCAAAAGAAGTGACATCTTTGCCATATAATACCAGGTTCATGACTGAAGAAGGAGTGCAGTACTACAGAGTGATTCATGACAACCAATTGAAGACATGCAGGATCTGTGTAAGTGTGTAACATGAGATAAAGGACTGTCCGCAATTCAAATGTCGAGACTGTTTTGAGCAGGGGCATTATGCGCGGGACTGCAAAGTCCCACGGTGCCAAGGCTGCGACAAAGCAATCATGAGATGCAGATGTGAGATGGAACATGAGGTAAATGAGGACACAAATATGGACGTACAGGAGGTGATGGGAGATACTGCAACTGAGCATTTAAATGATTCACTGCGGCAGACTCAAGGAAAGGAAGATGAACAGGacaatgaggaagaggaggaaaccAACAAAGATGAGAATGAAGAAAAGAACAAAGATGGAGAACAAGGAATGGAGACGGGAGAAGGAGTAGACAAAGAGGAAATAAATCTGATTAACAAAGACTTTTCTAAGGAAAAGGAAGAAGTGGACACGACTGGGATGGACTATGAAAAAGGTCAAGAAAAGGATGAGGATAAGGGAATGAAGATACTGCCGGAGGTAAGAGAAGTGGAAAATGGGGGGAGGATTCTTGGTTTGGAAAATAAAGGAATAGAAAGACTGAATAGAGGTGTAAAAGCAAGAACAAAAGGTGGAGTAGACATTCAACAGgttcttaaaaagcagaaaataagaaGAGAAGCGCTAAAGGAAAGGAGGAAAATTGGAAATGGGGGAAGCAAGACATGTTTTCCTTAATGAGTTATCTAAGTATTGTTTCATTGAAGGCTAGAGACTTATCCCGAAGTCTAAAGTTTGAAAGATTGATGTGTCTGACTAAAAAGAGTGATATGTTATGTCTACAATGAATGAGGTGGGAAGATAAAATAAGTCATGAAATTAGAAAATTGTGGAATGTAGAAATGTATAGTAATTGTGATataggaaggaaaaaaaaagaggggTCGCTATTTTAATAAACGTCAAGAATGagtgtttttttaattgcatcttaAACATTGCAAGGTTTATTAAATGGAGCAGAAGAAACATGGTCaaacaaaagaagacaaaaatacaagTGTGCAATTTTTTTAGGATAAAGATGTGTTTTATTCTAAATGTTCTGTTTTGTTACTATAATTtgaaagatgaaaaataagtgtttgtaaaaaaaaaagtgtaaaagggAATCAATTCCttgaaatgacatattttcattttaatgtattattgcaaaaatatgattttgattgtttttaaaatgtatgttaattattcttttaatattgatttgagtcttttttagaaaaaaaaatgttaaaagactgttttaaaaggaaataagactttaaataaaaaaaaaaataaaaaaaataaaaaaaagctatgcccgatttcgtctgatctcggaagctaagcaggtttggcctcgttagtacttggatgggagaccgcctgggaataccaggtgctgtaagctttttggacatttttcacttagtatataataattttgccaaaaaatagagtcaatgaccgatctctgaatcttagcaggtttagacctggttagtactttgatgagagactgcctaggaataccaggtgctttaagcttttgggttttctttcctacttatataatgtactggtgattagattggtcgttctttaaatagccctctctttgcagcagtcttagcttatggtcataccaacctggctatgccccatctcgtctgatctcggaagctaagcaggtttgggcttggttagtacttggattggagactgcctgggaataccaggtgctgtaagcttttggacatttttcacttagtatataataatttttccaaataatagagtcaatgcccgatctctgaatcttagcaggattaggtctggttagtacttggatgggagaccacctggggataccaggtgctgtaagctttttggacatttttcacttagtatataataattttgccaaataatagagtcaatgcccgatctctgaatcttagcaggtttagatctggttagtactttgatgagagactgcctaggaataccaggtgctttaagcttttgggttttctttcctacttatataatgtactggtgattagattggtcggtctttaaatagccctctctttgcagcagtcttagcttatggtcataccaacctggctatgccccatctcgtctgatctcggaagctaagcaggtttgggcttggttggtacttggatgggagaccgcctcggaataacaggtgctgtaagctttttggaaatgtttcacttagtatataataattttgccaaaaaatagagtcaatgccctgatctctgaatcttagcaggtttaggtctggttagtacttggattggagaccgcctgggaataccaggtgctgtaagctttttggacatttttcacttagtatttaataatttttccaaataatagagtcaatgcccgatctctgaatcttagcaggtttaggtctggttagtactttgatgagagactacctaggaataccaggtgctttaagcttttgggttttctttcctacttatataatgtactggcgattagattggctggtctttaaatagccctctctttgcagcagtcttcgcttacggccataccaatcTGAGGGCGCTAGAGTGCAACAGGAAGTGAGTTGGCAGTAGTAGGAAGAGAGAGGCTCTTCCTTTTTGTAGTTtggtttagttttattagttggtttgtttttttttgtttgtgttgagtttatattagttagtgttttttttttaaccccaaacagtttatactgtttggggtttcatataacaaaatgacagatttaatgGACAAAGGACACGGACTGTCAAATGGACATGAGATGGGGATCAGAGAATCTGGATATATTGCTGACGAGATGGAAAGGAATATGAATGAAGGGAATGCTGAAAGCAGGAATGAGACTTGGGCAAAGGTGGTTTCAAGGAGAAAACAAGATGTAAAAACCAATGGACAAGACAGAAAAATAGCACTACAAACAACTGAAGGTACTGGAACTAATAATGGAgttgaagaaaaaagaaatgatttatCTCAACGACAGCAAATGATAAAGAAATTGAGCCACCAAACAAAGTATCAGAGGCAATACAGAAAAGAAGCAACATTAACAATGACTGTAAAAGATATAGAAAACACAACAGTAATAATGATCATTAAATCAGTTGAAGAGAAAGTAGGAATTGGAAAACTGATCGGACTAAGAAGAAAGAATAACAATGAATTTGAAATGACTATGGAAAGTGAGTTGGACTCTTATTCACTGTTGAATGGAATCATGATTAACGGAAAAGAATGTGAGATAAGGAAACTGTGTGCAACAGAAAGGATGGTATCTTTCTTGAGTCTGCCCAGCTATATAGAAGATGAGGAAATCATTCAAAAACTGATAGATTGGGGAGTAACTCCCATATTGCCTCTAAGAAGGAGATATCATCCGGGGACAACAGTGGCGGACGGAACACGTTTTCTAAAGGTAAAGTTTCCAAAAGAAGTGACATCTTTGCCATATAATACCagtttcatgactgaagaaggaGTGCAGTACTACAGAGTGATTCATGACAACCAATTGAAGACATGCAGGATCTGTGTAAGTGTGTAACATGAGAAAAAGGACTGTCCGCAATTCAAATGTCGAGACTGTTTTGAGCAGGGGCATTATGCGCGTGACTGCAAACTCCCACGGTGCCAAGGCTGCGACA
It includes:
- the LOC113095629 gene encoding myb-like protein X, which translates into the protein MRCRCEMEHEVNEDTNMDVQEVMGDTATEHLNDSLRQTQGKEDEQDNEEEEETNKDENEEKNKDGEQGMETGEGVDKEEINLINKDFSKEKEEVDTTGMDYEKGQEKDEDKGMKILPEVKFPKEVTSLPYNTRFMTEEGVQYYRVIHDNQLKTCRICGHYARDCKVPRCQGCDKAIMRCRCEMEHEVNEDTNMDVQEVMGDTATEHLNDSLRQTQGKEDEQDNEEEEETNKDENEEKNKDGEQGMETGEGVDKEEINLINKDFSKEKEEVDTTGMDYEKGQEKDEDKGMKILPEEVMGDTATEHLNDSLRQTQGKEDEQDNEEEEETNKDENEEKNKDGEQGMETGEGVDKEEINLINKDFSKEKEEVDTTGMDYEKGQEKDEDKGMKILPEEVMGDTATEHLNDSLRQTQGKEDEQDNEEEEETNKDENEEKNKDGEQGMETGEGVDKEEINLINKDFSKEKEEVDTTGMDYEKGQEKDEDKGMKILPEEVMGDTATEHLNDSMRQTQGKEDEQDNEEEEETNKDENEEKNKDGEQGMETGEGVDKEEINLINKDFSKEKEEVDTTGMDYEKGQEKDEDKGMKILPE